From the genome of Solidesulfovibrio carbinolicus, one region includes:
- a CDS encoding SpoIIE family protein phosphatase has translation MLRMAVGHANCLDAACAVRGAAEACRRGLGGAAPAGLLLFAGVGYDHGELLRGVEAAFPGVPLAGGTSCGELSLTGGVTDDAVLLIAFGGENVRASVGVVRDFAVPGADLGAAAARAAGEALAALGGADPVLCLTFPDGGRGGVEDLSRALGQALGPDCLVLGGVAGRQLADRRPVRQFAGREILLHDAPFLLLAGDIPLAMRVSKGWRPIGDRARVTGVSGNVVSRIGERTALDFYRRYLGPHAEPAVELPLAVTCEKSDTFILRAPAFYSEGDGSIQFPAGVAEGAMVQLAEATRGDMLADIKVMAKGLAADARAMRPGPAGVLLFSCSTRKDILGTKSSEEIDRLAAALPPGTPVAGFSCHGEIAPSAPGLPLHLQNGSLVAVLLGGDRPEAAAGAPLEELPCPAGEAEALAREVRSLTRALDRATQARSRLEAQKERSQALMRSINQEINEAKLEIQRKNELLRQALALAEEVQRNLLPQAAPGLPGFDIAGTSLYSDETGGDYYDFIHAPNEQQGRFGVIIGDVTGHGIAAALLMTTARAFLRMRSFQPGSLAAVIDDVNRLMCADLADSGRFMTLFYLAIDIEKKRLHWVRAGHDPIMLYDAATGLTGDIPDKGGPPLGIVTEARYAENSAAGLLPGQVALLATDGLWEARNDKGEMFGKDRVRELLGRHSDKPAADIVTAVLAGLREFLGEVEPEDDVTLVAIKVLPDPPVASGS, from the coding sequence ATGCTGCGTATGGCTGTTGGACACGCCAATTGTCTGGACGCCGCCTGCGCCGTGCGCGGGGCGGCGGAGGCCTGCCGGCGGGGCCTTGGCGGGGCCGCGCCGGCAGGCCTGCTGCTTTTTGCCGGGGTGGGCTACGACCACGGCGAGTTGCTGCGCGGCGTGGAAGCCGCCTTTCCGGGCGTCCCCCTGGCCGGGGGAACCTCCTGCGGCGAGCTGTCCTTAACCGGCGGCGTCACCGACGACGCCGTGCTGCTCATTGCCTTTGGCGGCGAGAACGTCCGGGCCTCGGTCGGCGTGGTCCGGGATTTCGCCGTTCCCGGCGCGGATCTCGGTGCGGCGGCCGCCCGGGCGGCGGGCGAAGCCCTGGCCGCCCTTGGCGGGGCAGATCCCGTGCTGTGCCTGACCTTTCCCGACGGCGGCCGGGGCGGGGTGGAGGATCTAAGCCGCGCCCTGGGCCAGGCCCTTGGCCCGGACTGCCTGGTGCTTGGCGGCGTGGCCGGCCGGCAGTTGGCCGACCGGCGGCCGGTGCGCCAGTTCGCCGGCCGTGAAATCCTGCTCCACGACGCGCCCTTTCTGCTCCTGGCCGGCGACATCCCCCTGGCCATGCGCGTGTCCAAGGGCTGGCGGCCCATCGGCGACCGGGCGCGGGTCACCGGCGTGTCCGGCAATGTGGTCAGCCGCATCGGCGAGCGCACGGCCCTGGATTTCTACCGCCGCTACCTCGGCCCCCATGCCGAGCCGGCGGTGGAGCTGCCCCTGGCTGTCACCTGCGAAAAATCCGACACGTTTATTTTGCGCGCCCCGGCCTTTTACAGCGAGGGCGACGGCAGCATCCAGTTCCCGGCCGGCGTGGCCGAGGGGGCCATGGTGCAACTGGCCGAAGCCACGCGGGGCGACATGCTGGCCGACATCAAAGTCATGGCCAAGGGGCTGGCCGCCGACGCCCGGGCCATGCGGCCCGGACCGGCCGGCGTGCTCCTTTTTTCCTGCTCCACCCGCAAGGACATCCTGGGCACCAAGTCGTCGGAAGAAATCGACCGCCTGGCCGCCGCCCTGCCGCCGGGAACGCCCGTGGCCGGCTTCTCCTGCCACGGCGAGATCGCGCCCTCGGCTCCGGGCCTGCCGCTGCATCTGCAAAACGGCTCCCTGGTCGCCGTGCTGCTGGGCGGCGACCGCCCCGAAGCGGCCGCCGGCGCGCCCTTGGAAGAGCTGCCCTGTCCGGCCGGCGAGGCCGAGGCCCTGGCTCGTGAAGTCCGGTCGCTGACGCGCGCCCTGGACCGGGCCACCCAGGCCCGCTCGCGCCTGGAAGCCCAGAAGGAGCGTTCCCAGGCGCTCATGCGCTCCATCAATCAAGAGATAAACGAAGCCAAGCTGGAGATTCAACGCAAAAACGAGCTGCTGCGCCAGGCGCTCGCCTTGGCCGAGGAGGTGCAGCGTAACCTGCTGCCCCAGGCCGCCCCGGGCCTGCCTGGCTTCGACATCGCCGGCACGAGCTTATATAGCGACGAAACCGGCGGCGATTATTACGATTTCATCCACGCGCCCAATGAGCAGCAAGGCCGTTTCGGGGTCATCATCGGCGACGTCACCGGCCATGGCATCGCCGCCGCCCTGCTCATGACCACGGCCCGGGCATTTTTACGGATGCGCTCCTTCCAGCCCGGGTCCCTGGCTGCGGTCATCGACGACGTCAACCGCCTCATGTGCGCTGATCTGGCCGATTCCGGCCGGTTCATGACGCTTTTTTACCTGGCCATCGACATCGAGAAAAAGCGCCTGCACTGGGTGCGGGCCGGCCATGACCCCATCATGCTCTACGACGCGGCCACGGGGCTGACCGGCGACATCCCGGACAAGGGCGGCCCGCCCCTGGGCATCGTCACCGAGGCCCGCTACGCCGAGAACAGCGCCGCCGGGCTCCTTCCCGGGCAGGTGGCCCTGCTGGCCACGGACGGTCTGTGGGAAGCGCGAAACGACAAGGGCGAGATGTTCGGCAAGGACCGGGTGCGGGAACTGCTTGGTCGGCACAGCGACAAGCCCGCCGCCGACATCGTGACCGCCGTCCTGGCCGGGCTGCGGGAATTTCTCGGCGAGGTCGAGCCCGAAGACGACGTGACGCTTGTCGCCATCAAGGTTCTGCCCGATCCGCCAGTCGCGTCAGGGTCGTAA
- a CDS encoding flavodoxin family protein → MKVLAINGSPRKGGNTFLMLQKALEPIAAAGIETELVELHGINYLGCIACMKCWERQDGHCAIKKDGLNDLIDKMRAADGLILGSPTYFANVTSNMKSIIDRAGMVALANGGFFARKVGGSAVAVRRGGGIAVFDAINHFYLINQVVVAGSSYWNLGRGLAPGDVSSDEEGMTTMENLGKNMAWVLGKLHA, encoded by the coding sequence GTGAAAGTTCTGGCCATAAACGGCAGCCCGCGCAAGGGCGGCAACACGTTTCTCATGCTGCAAAAGGCCCTAGAACCCATCGCCGCCGCCGGCATCGAGACCGAACTGGTGGAGCTGCACGGCATCAATTATCTCGGCTGCATCGCCTGCATGAAATGCTGGGAGAGGCAAGACGGCCACTGCGCCATCAAAAAAGACGGGCTCAACGACCTCATCGACAAGATGCGGGCCGCTGACGGCCTCATCCTCGGTTCGCCGACCTATTTCGCCAACGTGACAAGCAACATGAAATCCATCATCGACCGGGCCGGCATGGTGGCCCTGGCCAACGGGGGCTTTTTCGCCCGCAAGGTCGGCGGCTCGGCCGTGGCCGTGCGCCGGGGCGGTGGCATTGCCGTGTTCGACGCCATCAACCACTTCTACCTCATCAATCAGGTGGTGGTGGCCGGTTCGAGCTACTGGAATCTCGGGAGGGGACTGGCCCCCGGCGACGTGTCGTCGGACGAAGAAGGCATGACCACCATGGAAAACCTGGGCAAAAACATGGCCTGGGTGCTGGGCAAGCTCCACGCTTAA
- a CDS encoding flavin reductase family protein, protein MEKVRLDPNQLPPMPVALVGTLAEGRANFMAAAWITRVTIKPPRIGVGINHRQWTHGRIQETGAFSLCFPGPDLVEKTDYCGLASGRNADKSAIFDVYYGDTPGAPLIRECPLCYEVVLDQAVDLATHTFFIGEIKTVWADEAIAADGKIAVEKWNPLLLTMPDNRYWTLGNQVADAWSVGKALKKGEAK, encoded by the coding sequence ATGGAAAAAGTGCGCCTTGACCCCAACCAGCTGCCGCCCATGCCCGTGGCCCTGGTCGGGACCCTGGCGGAAGGGCGGGCCAATTTCATGGCCGCCGCCTGGATCACCCGCGTCACCATCAAGCCGCCCCGCATTGGCGTGGGCATCAACCACCGCCAATGGACCCATGGCCGCATCCAGGAAACCGGGGCCTTTTCCCTGTGCTTTCCCGGGCCGGACCTGGTGGAGAAAACCGACTACTGCGGCCTGGCTTCGGGGCGAAACGCCGACAAGTCGGCGATCTTCGACGTCTATTACGGCGACACGCCCGGCGCGCCCCTGATCCGGGAATGCCCGCTGTGTTACGAGGTGGTTCTTGATCAGGCCGTGGACTTGGCCACCCACACCTTTTTTATCGGCGAGATCAAGACGGTCTGGGCCGACGAGGCCATTGCGGCGGACGGCAAGATCGCCGTGGAAAAATGGAATCCCCTGCTGCTGACCATGCCCGACAACCGCTACTGGACCCTGGGCAACCAGGTGGCCGACGCCTGGAGCGTGGGCAAGGCCCTGAAGAAAGGAGAAGCGAAGTGA
- a CDS encoding flavin reductase family protein, translating to MKVSIGSKTMALPTPAWLVGTYDAEGKPNLMTAAWGGICCSKPVCVTVSLQKPRHSYAAIMERKAYTINVASAKDVAKVDYCGIVSGKNADKFAACNFTAVKSELVDAPYVAECPLVLECKVIRIEDLGMHTMFVGEVMDVKVDEAAMKDGKPDPLLIDPIVYAPEDRHYYGLGANLGLGFSIGKELK from the coding sequence ATGAAAGTTTCCATCGGTTCCAAGACCATGGCCCTGCCCACCCCGGCCTGGCTGGTCGGCACCTATGACGCCGAGGGCAAGCCCAATCTCATGACCGCCGCCTGGGGCGGCATCTGCTGCTCCAAGCCGGTGTGCGTCACCGTCTCGCTGCAAAAGCCCCGCCATAGCTACGCCGCCATCATGGAGCGCAAGGCCTATACCATAAATGTCGCCTCGGCCAAGGACGTGGCCAAGGTGGATTACTGCGGCATCGTCTCGGGCAAAAACGCCGACAAGTTCGCGGCGTGCAACTTTACGGCCGTGAAAAGCGAACTGGTGGACGCGCCCTACGTGGCCGAATGTCCCCTGGTGCTCGAATGCAAGGTCATCCGTATCGAAGATCTCGGGATGCACACCATGTTCGTGGGCGAGGTCATGGACGTGAAGGTGGACGAGGCGGCCATGAAGGACGGCAAGCCCGATCCGCTTTTGATCGACCCCATCGTCTATGCCCCGGAAGACCGGCACTACTACGGCCTCGGCGCCAACCTGGGCCTGGGGTTCTCCATCGGCAAGGAGCTGAAGTAG
- a CDS encoding nitroreductase family protein, giving the protein MDLFEALYTRRSIRSYTDAAVAEADLETLLRAAMAAPSAGNAQPWHFVAVTDRALLDAIPGIHPYAAMCKTAQAAVIVCAELSLEKYPGNWVLDCAAATQNLMLAARGLGIGSVWCGLYPQQERMTAMAGLLQLPEGVTPHALVVLGHPAQEFKKIDRFKPERIHRNGW; this is encoded by the coding sequence ATGGACCTGTTCGAAGCGCTCTATACCCGGCGCAGCATCCGGTCATACACCGACGCGGCCGTGGCCGAAGCCGATCTGGAAACCCTGCTGCGCGCGGCCATGGCCGCCCCCAGCGCCGGCAACGCCCAGCCCTGGCATTTCGTGGCCGTGACCGACCGGGCGTTGCTCGACGCCATCCCCGGCATCCATCCCTACGCCGCCATGTGCAAGACCGCCCAGGCGGCGGTGATCGTGTGCGCCGAGCTGTCTTTGGAAAAATACCCCGGCAATTGGGTGCTCGACTGCGCCGCGGCCACGCAAAACCTCATGTTGGCCGCCCGGGGCCTGGGTATCGGGTCGGTGTGGTGCGGGCTGTATCCGCAGCAGGAGCGCATGACGGCCATGGCCGGGCTGTTGCAGCTCCCCGAGGGTGTTACGCCCCATGCGCTGGTGGTCCTTGGCCATCCGGCCCAGGAATTCAAGAAGATCGACCGTTTCAAGCCCGAACGCATCCATCGCAACGGCTGGTAG
- a CDS encoding winged helix-turn-helix transcriptional regulator, with protein sequence MGEPGTICGRRRCLGKEYSCSMELSLAVIGGKWKPLILWHLRETPTLRFSALRRTMPAITQKMLTQQLRELESDGLLTRTVFAEVPPRVEYALTDLGRGIIPILEALCRFGKEFEARFGVEAADAPAPAAAER encoded by the coding sequence ATGGGCGAACCCGGAACCATTTGCGGCCGGCGGCGTTGCCTGGGCAAGGAATATTCGTGCAGCATGGAGCTGTCCCTGGCCGTCATTGGCGGCAAGTGGAAGCCGCTTATCTTGTGGCATCTGCGCGAAACGCCCACCCTGCGGTTTTCGGCCTTGCGGCGCACCATGCCGGCCATCACCCAGAAGATGCTGACCCAGCAGCTGCGCGAACTGGAATCCGACGGCCTGCTCACCCGCACGGTCTTCGCCGAGGTGCCGCCCCGGGTGGAATATGCGCTGACCGACCTTGGTCGGGGCATCATTCCCATCTTGGAGGCCTTGTGTCGTTTCGGCAAGGAGTTCGAGGCCCGCTTCGGCGTGGAAGCGGCCGACGCCCCGGCACCGGCGGCGGCCGAGCGCTGA
- a CDS encoding glycosyltransferase family 39 protein, translated as MHAPSAPPAAASAEPSRRTFWMLLTVVLALAAGLRLWQLDTPQLWEDDYLNLSRAALPASTIIAVQQKLGPADTIYDLQPPLQFLIVRAALAVHDSVLAARLPSLAVGLASILGLALLGAACAGRRAGLVAALLCAGALFHIDISRAIKLYAPFFGFFVFSMLLLPQALAAPRRRPLLLASYAALTAAMLWAGYQGAPILAAQGLWVMLLYLGRKPPFDGPDRLIRLLPVALAMAVATAAWLPIARGPFILQGFLANPQASLTSGLTPAFFADILGGFFHISYPISPVTVAGVAALAALGLVTYRNATTLLVVLCAAVPAATILTSKSDLRELVNWRHLIAALPAVCILAGAGASRLGGLFARALPARLAPAGALVVAGGLAGLVLTAPLSQLGEYARRSLTNDRDFFRYVSRATGPEAALAFTGWQRNARAFAARWHLGDDMAGPGDFDHPGYRRVLLADQVFAPSQRLRAAPEGALLASWSAAGLQSRLALAGFPSRAPLLLVPNTSGAAGYSDDFRDHKAYRDAFSLGNMVADAEVGLLRPLRSSQPAAATWRFDLPPGSPAPKVTAAVEAALYKRHPSLPADSRLVIEASADGATFTPLATLGHDDFLLPDGTPRLEKRRFYEEVPFYQGVVRTARAEVDLTPYLAAGSVRLRVRYLPGTSEGLLALAGVTVTGTGLAPVPDGGLAFYAANLARNCASPAYAPNVTILGPRAMVFAAPNHAALARELPGGAAVNAPEALAAFSAAQPDTPPAYILPDAAGKPAVVVADPALGPGRGGAPLSDAAPATGLELAGDAPLDVRTLTLAGRINAPILTVGGVPVPVPIAAPDGTVARLTPGGQGLLSFTPDFDPPDFTDRPTAHSLNMEASDSYPGYAGGVRCRAGTDCWFEYVFVSAFPVTELRVMAYPRLYGDAGTKRQCAVSYAADGGPPTTMLSAEAEHVGQWNRMFDRRFARVRLPKPATHVVVRFTLVAEPSAEFWSPTRPIDRMAIEAVLDARTLPPLAVPPGRSELTLSGGPGNDFRVWFSDRAPGRERVWPGD; from the coding sequence ATGCACGCGCCATCCGCCCCCCCTGCCGCTGCCAGCGCCGAACCGTCCCGGCGCACGTTCTGGATGCTGCTTACCGTCGTCCTGGCCCTGGCCGCCGGGCTGCGGCTGTGGCAGCTCGACACGCCCCAGCTGTGGGAAGACGACTACCTGAACCTGAGCCGGGCCGCTCTGCCGGCCTCGACCATCATCGCCGTCCAGCAGAAACTCGGGCCGGCCGACACCATCTACGATCTTCAGCCGCCGCTCCAATTCCTTATCGTGCGCGCCGCCCTGGCCGTCCACGACAGCGTGCTGGCCGCCCGTCTGCCCTCCCTGGCCGTCGGGCTGGCCTCCATCCTGGGGCTGGCCCTTTTGGGCGCGGCCTGCGCCGGCCGCCGGGCCGGGCTGGTCGCCGCGCTGTTGTGCGCCGGGGCGCTCTTTCACATCGACATCTCCCGGGCCATCAAGCTCTATGCGCCGTTTTTCGGGTTTTTCGTCTTTTCCATGCTGCTGCTGCCCCAGGCGCTTGCGGCACCACGCCGTCGGCCCCTGCTCCTGGCCAGCTATGCGGCCTTGACCGCAGCCATGCTCTGGGCCGGCTACCAGGGCGCGCCCATCCTGGCCGCCCAAGGGCTGTGGGTCATGCTCCTCTACCTTGGCCGCAAGCCGCCTTTTGACGGCCCGGACCGGCTGATTCGGCTGCTGCCCGTGGCCCTGGCCATGGCCGTGGCCACGGCCGCCTGGCTGCCCATCGCCCGGGGCCCGTTTATTTTACAAGGCTTTCTAGCCAATCCCCAGGCCTCTCTCACCAGCGGGTTGACTCCCGCCTTTTTCGCCGACATCCTGGGCGGCTTTTTCCATATCAGCTACCCCATCTCGCCGGTTACCGTGGCCGGCGTCGCCGCCCTGGCCGCCCTGGGCCTTGTCACGTACCGCAACGCCACGACGCTGCTGGTCGTTCTTTGCGCCGCCGTCCCGGCCGCGACCATCCTCACGAGCAAATCCGACCTGCGTGAGCTGGTCAATTGGCGGCACCTCATCGCCGCCCTGCCGGCGGTCTGCATCCTGGCCGGGGCCGGGGCCTCGCGCCTGGGCGGCCTTTTCGCCCGCGCCCTACCCGCCCGGCTGGCCCCGGCCGGGGCGCTGGTCGTGGCCGGGGGACTGGCCGGTCTGGTCCTTACCGCACCGCTGTCCCAGCTTGGCGAATACGCCCGCCGCAGCCTGACCAACGACCGGGACTTTTTCCGCTATGTCAGCCGCGCCACCGGCCCGGAGGCCGCCCTGGCCTTCACCGGCTGGCAGCGAAACGCCCGGGCCTTCGCCGCCCGCTGGCACCTTGGCGACGATATGGCCGGTCCCGGCGACTTCGACCACCCGGGCTACCGTCGCGTACTGCTCGCCGACCAGGTTTTCGCCCCGAGCCAGCGATTGCGCGCCGCGCCCGAAGGGGCGCTTTTGGCCTCCTGGAGCGCCGCCGGCTTGCAGTCGCGCCTAGCCCTGGCCGGTTTTCCCAGCCGCGCCCCGCTGCTGCTTGTTCCTAACACCTCGGGCGCGGCCGGCTACAGCGACGATTTCCGCGACCACAAGGCCTATCGCGACGCGTTTTCCCTGGGCAACATGGTGGCTGACGCCGAAGTGGGGCTCCTGCGCCCCTTGCGCTCCAGCCAGCCGGCCGCCGCTACCTGGCGCTTCGATCTGCCCCCGGGTTCGCCGGCCCCCAAGGTCACGGCCGCCGTCGAGGCCGCTCTCTACAAACGCCACCCGAGCCTGCCGGCCGACTCGCGGCTGGTTATCGAGGCCAGCGCCGACGGCGCGACATTTACGCCGCTGGCAACCCTTGGCCACGACGATTTCCTGCTGCCCGACGGCACGCCGCGCCTGGAGAAACGGCGATTTTACGAGGAAGTGCCCTTCTATCAAGGTGTTGTGCGCACGGCCCGGGCCGAGGTCGATCTGACGCCCTACCTCGCGGCCGGCTCGGTCCGGCTGCGGGTACGCTATCTGCCGGGAACCAGCGAGGGATTGCTGGCCCTGGCCGGCGTCACCGTCACGGGCACGGGGCTGGCCCCGGTCCCGGACGGCGGGCTGGCATTCTACGCCGCCAATCTGGCCCGCAATTGCGCCTCGCCGGCCTACGCCCCGAACGTGACCATCCTTGGCCCCCGGGCCATGGTCTTTGCCGCCCCGAACCATGCCGCCCTGGCTCGGGAATTGCCCGGCGGCGCGGCGGTCAATGCGCCCGAGGCCCTGGCCGCCTTTAGCGCCGCCCAACCGGACACGCCCCCGGCCTACATCCTGCCCGACGCCGCCGGGAAACCGGCCGTGGTGGTGGCCGACCCGGCCCTGGGGCCGGGCCGGGGCGGCGCGCCCCTGTCCGACGCCGCGCCGGCAACCGGGCTGGAGCTTGCCGGCGACGCGCCCCTTGACGTGCGGACCCTGACCCTGGCCGGTCGGATAAACGCCCCGATCCTGACCGTTGGCGGCGTGCCTGTTCCCGTACCCATTGCCGCCCCGGACGGGACCGTGGCGCGCCTGACCCCCGGCGGCCAGGGGCTGTTGAGCTTTACCCCGGACTTCGATCCGCCGGATTTCACCGACCGCCCCACCGCCCATTCCCTGAACATGGAAGCGTCGGATTCCTACCCGGGCTATGCCGGCGGCGTGCGCTGCCGGGCCGGCACGGACTGTTGGTTTGAATACGTGTTCGTGTCGGCCTTTCCCGTCACCGAACTGCGCGTCATGGCTTATCCGCGCCTGTACGGCGACGCCGGGACCAAACGGCAATGCGCGGTGTCCTACGCGGCCGACGGCGGCCCGCCGACGACCATGCTTTCGGCCGAGGCCGAACACGTAGGCCAGTGGAACCGGATGTTCGACCGCCGCTTCGCCCGGGTGCGCCTGCCCAAGCCGGCCACCCACGTGGTCGTTCGCTTTACCCTGGTGGCCGAACCCTCGGCCGAGTTCTGGTCGCCCACACGCCCCATCGACCGCATGGCCATCGAGGCCGTTCTCGACGCCAGAACCCTGCCCCCCTTGGCCGTGCCGCCAGGCCGCAGCGAACTGACCCTTTCCGGCGGGCCGGGCAACGATTTCCGGGTCTGGTTTTCCGACCGTGCGCCCGGCCGGGAACGGGTCTGGCCCGGGGACTAG
- the ribB gene encoding 3,4-dihydroxy-2-butanone-4-phosphate synthase: MNQPFSNIDAAIARTRAAIEAMRQGRGILVVDDLDRENEGDLIFAADTLTVPQMAMLIRECSGIVCLCLTEEKARQLELPPMVAVNTCKNGTAFTVTIEAAKDVTTGVSAADRVTTVKTAAAAHAKPCDLARPGHVFPLIARPGGVLSRRGHTEATVDMCRLAGHGPCGVLCELTNPDGTMAKGDEIAAFAATHDFPLVSVADIVAFRQATGDY; encoded by the coding sequence ATGAATCAGCCGTTTTCCAATATCGACGCCGCCATCGCCCGCACCCGGGCCGCCATCGAAGCCATGCGCCAGGGCCGGGGCATCCTGGTGGTGGACGATCTGGACCGCGAAAACGAGGGCGACCTCATTTTCGCCGCCGACACCCTCACCGTGCCCCAGATGGCCATGCTCATCCGCGAATGCAGCGGCATCGTCTGCCTGTGCCTGACCGAGGAAAAGGCGCGCCAGCTCGAGTTGCCGCCCATGGTCGCGGTCAACACCTGCAAAAACGGCACGGCCTTTACCGTCACCATCGAGGCGGCAAAGGACGTGACCACCGGCGTTTCCGCCGCCGACCGGGTGACGACGGTCAAGACCGCCGCCGCAGCACACGCCAAGCCCTGCGACCTGGCCCGGCCCGGCCACGTGTTTCCGCTTATTGCCCGCCCGGGCGGGGTGCTCTCCCGTCGCGGCCACACCGAAGCCACGGTGGACATGTGCCGGCTGGCCGGACACGGCCCGTGCGGGGTGCTGTGCGAGCTAACCAACCCTGACGGCACCATGGCCAAGGGCGACGAGATCGCGGCCTTTGCCGCGACCCACGATTTCCCGCTGGTCAGCGTCGCCGACATCGTGGCTTTCCGCCAGGCCACGGGCGACTATTAG